The proteins below come from a single Chiloscyllium punctatum isolate Juve2018m chromosome 18, sChiPun1.3, whole genome shotgun sequence genomic window:
- the hspbp1 gene encoding hsp70-binding protein 1, whose amino-acid sequence MADGGSERNRQHPNNLQGLLRLAVEAGSVGDTAPELHPMPEERRQWLQDALSDVFNGHLDELKQIKDCLQILSDTSEDDLNEDGRRSNALDTVADLCENLDNAGDFCKLGGMQIVVQNFLECPDPELRWRAAHLIGTCSQNNPFVQEHVLSLGTMPKLLDLLNSDSNDMVRIKTLFAVSCLVREQAAGLLEFVDRDGFSVLMRAMQSGIEKLKVKAAFLLQNLLISNPEHKDVLCSMGMVQQLVALIQTEHDSFHEHVLGALCSLVTDFPRGVRQCQELELGLEDILLERSQMLKDQEEFREELEFCEHLLQTCFSQPEEHGMDR is encoded by the exons ATGGCGGACGGTGGATCTGAGAGAAACAGGCAACATCCCAACAATCTGCAGGGGCTGCTAAGGCTTGCAGTGGAAGCTGGGTCAGTGGGGGATACAGCTCCTGAATTGCATCCCATGCCAGAGGAA CGAAGACAGTGGCTGCAGGATGCACTATCGGATGTGTTTAATGGACACCTTGATGAACTGAAACAGATCAAGGATTGTCTTCAAATTCTGAGCGATACTTCTGAAGATGACCTGAACGAGGATGGAAGGAGGAGCAATGCACTCGATACCGTGGCCGATCTGTGTGAAAACCTAGACAATGCAGGAG ATTTCTGTAAGCTGGGTGGCATGCAGATTGTGGTCCAGAACTTCCTGGAATGCCCGGACCCGGAGCTCCGATGGCGAGCGGCGCACCTCATTGGCACCTGTAGCCAGAATAACCCCTTTGTCCAGGAGCACGTGTTGAGCCTGGGCACCATGCCCAAACTCCTGGACCTTCTGAACAGTGACAGCAATGACATGGTGCGAATAAAGACCCTCTTTGCTGTGTCCT GTTTGGTGCGTGAGCAGGCGGCTGGTTTACTTGAGTTTGTCGACCGCGATGGTTTCTCCGTGCTGATGAGAGCCATGCAGAGTGGCATTGAGAAGTTGAAGGTGAAAGCTGCATTCCTGCTGCAGAACCTGCTCATCAGCAACCCTGAGCACAAAG ATGTTCTCTGCTCAATGGGGATGGTACAGCAATTAGTGGCACTCATACAGACAGAACATGATTCCTTTCATGAGCATGTTCTGGGTGCACTTTGCAG CCTTGTGACAGACTTTCCTCGTGGCGTGAGGCAGTGCCAAGAACTGGAACTGGGTCTGGAGGACATTCTGCTTGAGAGATCACAGATGCTGAAAGATCAAGAAGAATTTCGG